One window of the Rosa rugosa chromosome 3, drRosRugo1.1, whole genome shotgun sequence genome contains the following:
- the LOC133737179 gene encoding RNA polymerase II C-terminal domain phosphatase-like 4, with amino-acid sequence MTVATVSPILHNINSLVGFLKKGRRLESDHSDIGLIERTKRCKIETNLGVSEEARFADEEKSRSSGMRFGYLHKCLGLNDDEIDRLRNENTQNLLLNYKKLHLVLDLDHTLLNSTFLDNMSPDEEYLKTQTQYDHSLQHVHIVDTPSMRLMTKFRPYIRTFLMEASQMFELSIYTMGNRDYALEMANVLDPGNQIFGGRVISRSDSTETDRKGLDVLLARDSAVLILDDAKDVWTNDNQDNVIVMPRYHFFKSSCQQFGLSNRKPYSELKTDECDRYGGAYLANVLQLLRHIHTIFFNEGWDLIDRDVRLVLKILQKEVLKGCKIVFSHVFPSNVKADTHPLWKMAEQLGATCSTQVDSSVTHVVAVDARTQKSCWAVKEGKFLVNPQWVHTANFMWQKQPEDNFPCQTNS; translated from the exons ATGACTGTGGCTACAGTCTCTCCAATTTTACACAATATCAATAGCCTTGTTGGGTTTCTTAAGAAAGGAAGACGATTGGAATCTGATCATAGTGACATAGGATTGATAGAGAGGACAAAAAGGTGCAAGATAGAAACTAATCTGGGTGTTTCAGAAGAAGCAAGATTTGCAGATGAAGAGAAATCCAGGTCTTCTGGAATGAGATTTGGGTACTTACACAAGTGCTTAGGGCTTAATGATGATGAAATTGATCGTTTACGCAACGAAAACACTCAAAACTTATTGTTGAACTATAAGAAACTTCATTTGGTACTTGATCTAGACCACACCCTGCTCAATTCAACTTTCCTAGATAATATGTCACCAGATGAAGAATATTTGAAGACTCAAACCCAATATGATCATTCCCTGCAACATGTTCACATTGTGGATACTCCCAGCATGCGACTGATGACAAAGTTCAGACCATATATTAGGACATTTTTAATGGAAGCCAGTCAAATGTTTGAGCTATCCATATACACAATGGGTAATCGAGACTATGCTCTTGAGATGGCTAA tgtgcTTGATCCTGGAAATCAAATCTTTGGTGGTAGAGTCATATCACGTAGTGATAGCACAGAAACAGATCGAAAGGGTCTAGATGTCCTGCTTGCCCGAGATTCTGCTGTTTTGATCCTTGATGATGCGAAAGATGTATGGACAAATGACAACCAGGACAATGTAATAGTAATGCCAAGATACCATTTCTTTAAATCTAGTTGTCAACAATTTGGCCTTAGTAATAGGAAGCCTTATTCTGAGTTGAAGACCGACGAATGTGATCGGTATGGAGGAGCTTATCTTGCAAATGTACTTCAACTTCTTAGACATATCCACACCATCTTCTTTAATGAA GGGTGGGATCTTATCGATAGAGATGTGAGGCTCGTCCTAAAAATCCTTCAGAAGGAAGTCTTGAAGGGATGTAAAATTGTTTTCAGCCATGTCTTCCCTTCAAATGTGAAGGCTGATACTCATCCTTTGTGGAAAATGGCAGAGCAATTGGGAGCTACTTGTTCGACACAAGTGGATTCATCAGTCACACATGTGGTTGCAGTAGATGCTCGAACACAGAAATCTTGTTGGGCAGTAAAAGAAGGAAAGTTTTTGGTGAATCCACAGTGGGTTCATACTGCAAATTTTATGTGGCAAAAGCAGCCTGAAGATAATTTCCCCTGTCAAACCAACTCTTAA